Proteins from a single region of Cherax quadricarinatus isolate ZL_2023a chromosome 89, ASM3850222v1, whole genome shotgun sequence:
- the LOC128697213 gene encoding uncharacterized protein isoform X2, which translates to MSGIGITIGAGGAAAAAAAAIAAAGAVGLGALGVAALSRRRSRSRGHRNTYSGYRNTYGGSRHRRSGRRRHRNRYGRNVEKEPQVELEEALNKIRKTDVTGCGLRLVCDLAATDRLSVEELAILQLIGPTVKPGEGLLPPGASGEYKQAKWYGESGGDCHEAFPDCPYNGTQLMNIVMDYLP; encoded by the exons ATGTCTGGTATTGGAATCACCATCGGGGCGGGAGgcgcggctgcggctgcggctgccgCCATTGCCGCCGCAGGCGCCGTCGGCTTGGGCGCCCTAGGTGTTGCCGCACTCTCCCGCAGGCGCAGCCGAAGCCGCGGCCACAGAAACACTTACAGTGGCTACCGCAACACCTATGGCGGCAGCCGCCACCGCAGGAGCGGCCGCAGGCGACACCGCAACAGGTATGGCCGCAATGTGGAGAAAGAGCCGCAGGTAGAGCTGGAAGAAGCTCTTAATAAGATCCGCAAGACAGACGTCACAGGCTGCGGCTTGCGGCTGGTCTGCGACTTGGCCGCAACAGATCGACTCTCTGTTGAAGAACTTGCAATATTGCAATTAATAGG GCCAACAGTTAAACCCGGGGAAGGACTCTTGCCCCCGGGGGCATCAGGAGAGTACAAACAAGCCAAGTGGTATGGAGAGTCTGGGGGAGACTGTCATGAAGCCTTCCCAGACTGTCCTTATAATGGCACTCAACTCATGAACATTGTCATGGATTATCTTCCTTGA
- the LOC128697213 gene encoding uncharacterized protein isoform X1 has product MQYIYILVSECLVVVSPESTHQHLSLQPSTSLVMSGIGITIGAGGAAAAAAAAIAAAGAVGLGALGVAALSRRRSRSRGHRNTYSGYRNTYGGSRHRRSGRRRHRNRYGRNVEKEPQVELEEALNKIRKTDVTGCGLRLVCDLAATDRLSVEELAILQLIGPTVKPGEGLLPPGASGEYKQAKWYGESGGDCHEAFPDCPYNGTQLMNIVMDYLP; this is encoded by the exons atgcagtatatatatatacttgtttcCGAGTGTCTGGTTGTAGTTAGTCCggaatcaacacatcaacacctctCTCTGCAACCTTCAACGAGTCTA GTAATGTCTGGTATTGGAATCACCATCGGGGCGGGAGgcgcggctgcggctgcggctgccgCCATTGCCGCCGCAGGCGCCGTCGGCTTGGGCGCCCTAGGTGTTGCCGCACTCTCCCGCAGGCGCAGCCGAAGCCGCGGCCACAGAAACACTTACAGTGGCTACCGCAACACCTATGGCGGCAGCCGCCACCGCAGGAGCGGCCGCAGGCGACACCGCAACAGGTATGGCCGCAATGTGGAGAAAGAGCCGCAGGTAGAGCTGGAAGAAGCTCTTAATAAGATCCGCAAGACAGACGTCACAGGCTGCGGCTTGCGGCTGGTCTGCGACTTGGCCGCAACAGATCGACTCTCTGTTGAAGAACTTGCAATATTGCAATTAATAGG GCCAACAGTTAAACCCGGGGAAGGACTCTTGCCCCCGGGGGCATCAGGAGAGTACAAACAAGCCAAGTGGTATGGAGAGTCTGGGGGAGACTGTCATGAAGCCTTCCCAGACTGTCCTTATAATGGCACTCAACTCATGAACATTGTCATGGATTATCTTCCTTGA